The Christiangramia forsetii KT0803 DNA segment TAGCATTAATGTCATTCTCGTTATTAAGTTTTACAACTTCTTGTGATGATAATAAAGGCAATCAGGAGATGGAAATGATGGAAAATATGCTGTTGCAGGAAAACAGTGGAATGATGGGAAATGATAATACATCTAATTCAGATGGAGTTCAGGATTCAGAATTTGCATCAATTATGTCTTCCTATATCGCTATTAAATATGCCTTAATTGCAGATGATGCGAGCAGGGCACAAGAAGAAGCCGAAAAATTGGTCAAAAAGAGTCCAGGTTTAGAAAGATCAGCCAAGGCTATCGCAGAGACTGATAATATCGAGAAACAAAGGGAATATTTTAGTGAAATGTCCACAGTTTTATATCAAATGGCAAAAAATAATGATATAGATGGTTCAGTTTACTGGAACCACTGTCCAATGGCATTAAACGGTCAGGGCGCAAACTGGTTAAGTCAAAACGAAAAAATACAAAATCCTTATATGGGGCAAAAAATGCCCGGTTGTGGTTCTGTTCAGGAAACAATCACCAATTAATATTTTAAAAAAGTCCTGCAA contains these protein-coding regions:
- a CDS encoding DUF3347 domain-containing protein, with product MKIVKISMLALMSFSLLSFTTSCDDNKGNQEMEMMENMLLQENSGMMGNDNTSNSDGVQDSEFASIMSSYIAIKYALIADDASRAQEEAEKLVKKSPGLERSAKAIAETDNIEKQREYFSEMSTVLYQMAKNNDIDGSVYWNHCPMALNGQGANWLSQNEKIQNPYMGQKMPGCGSVQETITN